In Gordonia iterans, the following proteins share a genomic window:
- a CDS encoding AraC family transcriptional regulator: MSATLDPRPASLRDDTRETDWDAIRAWTNVKYMHFDVRPVGRGVAPASSMFSTSIGDIILTHFRYGVHVELDDFDPGSGKVLALTTLRGRTRHGTRRATTELSANETFVVDCGHSPYRLGADRDHLQLNLTVPVRLLTDLALRWYGDVPDARLWSKPCVIGGPGSAWLALLEFASRTAAAAPDEVAVGQVGRQLEEMITAHLLTEWARHADIALPSSTSVPAPRYVRAAVEYIDEHARELPTITEIAAIAGVSVRALSGAFNTYLGTSPRSYLIERRLQGVRRELAAGATSVASAARAWGYVNMGGFAGAYRRRFGELPSQTLRRGAST, from the coding sequence ATGTCCGCGACCCTCGATCCCCGGCCCGCCTCGCTTCGCGACGACACACGCGAAACGGACTGGGATGCGATCCGCGCATGGACGAACGTCAAGTACATGCACTTCGACGTGCGTCCTGTCGGACGCGGCGTGGCGCCCGCGTCGTCGATGTTCTCCACGTCCATCGGCGACATCATCCTCACGCACTTCCGCTACGGCGTCCACGTCGAACTCGACGACTTCGATCCCGGATCGGGCAAGGTTCTGGCGCTCACCACACTGCGCGGCCGGACGCGGCACGGGACGCGGCGGGCGACCACTGAACTGTCGGCGAACGAGACGTTCGTCGTGGACTGCGGTCACTCGCCGTACCGGCTCGGCGCCGACCGGGATCATCTGCAGCTGAACCTCACCGTGCCCGTTCGGCTGCTGACTGATCTGGCATTGCGCTGGTACGGCGACGTCCCCGATGCGCGGCTGTGGTCGAAACCGTGTGTGATCGGCGGCCCGGGCAGCGCCTGGCTGGCACTCCTCGAATTCGCCAGTCGCACCGCCGCCGCGGCCCCGGACGAGGTGGCCGTCGGCCAGGTGGGCCGTCAGCTGGAAGAGATGATCACCGCGCACCTGCTCACCGAGTGGGCCCGGCACGCCGACATCGCCCTGCCCTCGTCGACTTCCGTGCCTGCGCCCCGCTACGTGCGGGCCGCAGTCGAGTACATCGACGAGCACGCCCGGGAGCTGCCGACGATCACCGAGATCGCCGCGATCGCCGGCGTCAGTGTCCGCGCGCTCAGCGGCGCGTTCAACACCTATCTCGGGACGTCGCCGCGGAGCTACCTGATCGAGCGCCGGCTCCAAGGGGTGCGTCGAGAACTCGCGGCGGGTGCGACGTCCGTCGCGAGCGCTGCGCGCGCGTGGGGCTACGTCAACATGGGCGGCTTCGCCGGAGCCTACCG
- the leuA gene encoding 2-isopropylmalate synthase, which yields MAAADAFTSGPSRIVTPNGPIPAGQPSYNQQRNSAMPVHRYRSFADEVEHISLPDRTWPDTVIERAPQWCAVDLRDGNQALIDPMSPARKRRMFDLLVRMGYKEIEVGFPSASQTDFDFVREIIDDGAIPEDVTIQVLTQARPELIERTFTACDGAPNVIVHFYNSTSILQRRVVFRADKTAITKIATDAARLCLETEKRFPDTAWRYEYSPESYTGTELTYAKEVCDAVSEVIAPTPDKPLIINLPATVEMTTPNVYADSIEWMSRNLARRESIILSLHPHNDRGEGVAAAELGYMAGADRIEGCLFGNGERTGNVDLVTLGMNLFSRGVDPQINFADIDEIRRTVEYCNQLNVPERHPYGGDLVFTAFSGSHQDAINKGLDQMKFDADAQDKDVDDILWQVPYLPIDPKDVGRNYEAVIRVNSQSGKGGVAYIMKADHGMNLPRRLQIEFSREIQKITDGEGGEVNPKEMWDVFAQEYLEPITPLERMHQKVDAAEYDDGQDSITAVVKVDGVEREISGSGNGPLAAFVDALGTVGFDVRVLDYSEHALTAGGDANAACYVETAINGETVWGVGIASSITTASLRAVVSAVNRAHRVSGEHEAEEAAEGARTWAP from the coding sequence ATGGCAGCAGCAGACGCCTTCACCTCCGGCCCGAGCCGCATCGTCACCCCCAACGGGCCGATCCCGGCGGGCCAGCCCTCCTACAACCAGCAGCGCAACTCTGCGATGCCGGTACACCGCTATCGCAGCTTCGCCGACGAGGTGGAGCACATCTCGCTGCCCGACCGCACCTGGCCGGACACCGTGATCGAGCGCGCACCGCAATGGTGCGCCGTCGACCTGCGCGACGGCAACCAGGCCCTGATCGACCCGATGAGTCCCGCGCGCAAGCGCCGCATGTTCGACCTGCTGGTGCGCATGGGCTACAAGGAGATCGAGGTCGGTTTCCCGTCGGCCAGCCAGACCGATTTCGACTTCGTCCGCGAGATCATCGACGACGGCGCGATCCCCGAGGACGTCACCATCCAGGTGCTGACCCAGGCCCGGCCCGAGCTGATCGAGCGCACCTTCACGGCGTGCGACGGCGCGCCGAACGTGATCGTGCACTTCTACAACTCGACGTCGATCCTGCAGCGACGCGTAGTGTTCCGCGCCGACAAGACGGCCATCACCAAGATCGCCACCGATGCCGCGCGGCTGTGTCTGGAGACCGAGAAGCGGTTCCCGGACACCGCGTGGCGCTACGAGTACTCGCCCGAGTCGTACACCGGCACCGAGCTGACCTACGCCAAGGAAGTCTGCGACGCCGTCTCCGAGGTGATCGCGCCGACCCCGGACAAGCCGCTGATCATCAACCTGCCGGCGACCGTCGAGATGACCACGCCCAACGTCTACGCCGACTCGATCGAGTGGATGAGCCGCAACCTGGCGCGGCGGGAATCGATCATCCTCAGCCTGCACCCGCACAACGATCGCGGTGAGGGCGTCGCCGCCGCCGAGCTGGGCTACATGGCCGGCGCCGACCGCATCGAGGGCTGCTTGTTCGGCAACGGCGAGCGCACCGGCAACGTCGACCTGGTGACCCTCGGGATGAACCTGTTCTCCCGGGGTGTCGACCCGCAGATCAACTTCGCCGACATCGACGAGATCCGCCGCACCGTCGAGTACTGCAACCAGCTGAACGTCCCCGAGCGGCACCCGTACGGCGGCGACCTGGTCTTCACCGCGTTCTCCGGCAGCCACCAGGACGCCATCAACAAGGGCCTGGACCAGATGAAGTTCGACGCCGACGCGCAGGACAAGGACGTCGACGACATCCTGTGGCAGGTCCCCTACCTGCCGATCGACCCGAAGGACGTCGGCCGCAACTACGAGGCCGTGATCCGCGTCAACAGCCAGTCCGGCAAGGGCGGCGTCGCCTACATCATGAAGGCCGACCACGGCATGAATCTGCCGCGCCGCCTGCAGATCGAGTTCAGCCGCGAGATCCAGAAGATCACCGACGGCGAGGGCGGCGAGGTCAACCCCAAGGAGATGTGGGACGTCTTCGCCCAGGAGTACCTGGAACCGATCACCCCGCTGGAGCGGATGCACCAGAAGGTCGACGCGGCCGAGTACGACGACGGCCAGGACTCCATCACCGCCGTGGTGAAGGTCGACGGCGTCGAACGCGAGATCAGCGGCTCCGGCAACGGCCCGCTGGCCGCCTTCGTCGACGCCTTGGGCACCGTCGGATTCGACGTCCGCGTGCTCGACTACTCCGAGCACGCGCTGACCGCCGGCGGCGACGCCAACGCGGCCTGCTACGTGGAGACCGCGATCAACGGCGAGACCGTGTGGGGCGTGGGCATCGCATCGTCGATCACCACCGCCAGCCTGCGCGCCGTGGTGTCCGCGGTGAACCGCGCCCATCGGGTCTCCGGAGAGCACGAGGCAGAAGAGGCGGCGGAGGGCGCGCGGACCTGGGCCCCCTAG
- a CDS encoding nitroreductase family protein, whose translation MHPLISGRWSARGYDDAAAIDDEDLTTILEAGRWAPTWGRIQPVRFVVGRRGDATFAALTDSLNKGNATWAPASAAFVLVCTTDEPDDPDKHAYGAVDAGLALGQMILQAQALGFNGHPMAGFSKATAREVFAIPDDIRPLAILAIGRLADDPTTLSQEIRERDAWPRERLPLDRIAFAGRWGEPFA comes from the coding sequence ATGCACCCACTGATCAGCGGCCGTTGGAGCGCCCGCGGCTACGACGACGCCGCCGCCATCGACGACGAGGACCTGACCACGATCCTGGAGGCCGGGCGCTGGGCCCCGACGTGGGGCCGGATCCAGCCGGTCCGGTTCGTCGTCGGACGTCGCGGCGACGCCACCTTCGCAGCGTTGACCGACTCGCTGAACAAGGGCAACGCGACCTGGGCCCCGGCTTCGGCGGCCTTCGTCCTCGTGTGCACCACCGACGAACCGGACGACCCGGACAAGCACGCGTACGGTGCCGTCGATGCGGGGCTCGCGCTGGGCCAGATGATCCTGCAGGCGCAGGCGCTCGGGTTCAACGGCCATCCGATGGCCGGGTTCAGTAAGGCGACGGCCCGCGAGGTGTTCGCGATCCCCGACGACATCCGGCCGTTGGCGATTCTGGCGATCGGGCGCCTCGCCGACGATCCGACCACACTCAGCCAAGAGATCCGCGAGCGTGACGCGTGGCCGCGGGAACGCCTCCCGCTGGATCGGATCGCGTTCGCCGGGCGATGGGGCGAGCCGTTCGCCTGA
- a CDS encoding MFS transporter — MPTQVSGRRAWFGLVVLMLPVILVSMDFSVLYLAMPTISQALDPSATQELWMLDVYGFAIAGLLITMGNLGDRIGRRRILLLGAALFGGASVAAAFAPSAAFLIAARALMGVGGSTLLPASLALIANMFPRNADRARAIGVWTAAFAGGAAIGPVTGGALLHHFWWGSVFLINVPVLAALFLLAPFVLPEYKSAATHPFDLLGVVLSLLGILPVVYAVKNAAATGLSVGTAMIGLFGATMIVLFLRHQRRTPVPLVDLRLFGNATFSACIAVALVGMMAQAGMAYLTNVYLQSAVGRDVLEAALAGLPMAITIAVFSIGAERVTALVGVPRALTGALLLAALGNLGIVALDLSSPLWWFMAFTAVAGAGYGIQFALVTDVVVGSVPPAHSGAASGISETSFELGTALGLALFGSLATAVFVAQGGGRFADSFGKTLEQTSGATAHAAKEAFVNGMHAAALAAGVALLMLSAVVAYVMRSPKSTA, encoded by the coding sequence ATGCCGACACAGGTGAGCGGTCGGCGCGCCTGGTTCGGCCTGGTGGTCCTGATGCTGCCGGTGATCCTGGTGTCGATGGACTTCTCGGTCCTGTACCTGGCCATGCCGACCATCTCGCAGGCCCTTGATCCGTCCGCGACGCAGGAGCTGTGGATGCTCGACGTCTACGGGTTCGCGATCGCCGGGCTGCTGATCACGATGGGCAATCTCGGCGACCGGATCGGCCGCCGCCGGATCCTGCTCCTGGGGGCCGCGCTGTTCGGCGGGGCGTCGGTGGCCGCCGCCTTCGCGCCGTCCGCGGCTTTCTTGATCGCGGCCCGGGCGCTCATGGGCGTCGGCGGCTCCACCCTGCTGCCGGCCAGCCTCGCCCTGATCGCGAACATGTTCCCGCGCAACGCCGACCGGGCGCGGGCGATCGGAGTCTGGACCGCTGCCTTCGCCGGCGGCGCCGCGATCGGGCCGGTGACCGGCGGCGCACTGCTGCACCACTTCTGGTGGGGCAGCGTGTTCCTGATCAACGTGCCGGTGCTCGCCGCGCTCTTCCTGCTCGCGCCGTTTGTGCTGCCCGAATACAAGTCCGCCGCGACCCATCCCTTCGATCTGCTCGGCGTCGTGCTCTCACTGCTCGGCATCCTTCCGGTGGTCTACGCGGTGAAGAACGCTGCGGCAACGGGGCTGTCTGTCGGTACCGCGATGATCGGGCTGTTCGGCGCGACGATGATCGTCCTCTTCCTCCGCCATCAGCGACGGACGCCCGTCCCGCTCGTGGACCTGCGGCTGTTCGGCAACGCGACCTTCAGCGCCTGCATCGCGGTGGCCCTCGTCGGCATGATGGCGCAGGCCGGCATGGCCTATCTGACGAACGTCTATCTGCAATCGGCCGTCGGACGCGACGTGTTGGAGGCGGCGCTGGCCGGCCTCCCGATGGCGATCACCATCGCCGTGTTCTCGATCGGCGCCGAGCGGGTGACCGCCCTGGTCGGCGTGCCCAGGGCACTGACCGGCGCACTGCTGCTGGCCGCGCTCGGAAATCTGGGGATCGTCGCCCTCGATCTGTCCAGTCCGCTGTGGTGGTTCATGGCGTTCACCGCAGTCGCCGGCGCCGGGTACGGCATCCAGTTCGCTCTGGTGACCGACGTCGTCGTCGGTTCGGTGCCGCCGGCGCATTCGGGCGCCGCCTCCGGAATCTCGGAGACCAGCTTCGAGCTGGGCACCGCCCTCGGTCTGGCGCTGTTCGGTTCGCTGGCCACCGCGGTGTTCGTCGCGCAGGGCGGCGGCCGCTTCGCCGACTCGTTCGGCAAGACCCTGGAGCAGACCAGCGGCGCCACTGCGCACGCAGCCAAAGAGGCCTTCGTCAACGGCATGCACGCCGCGGCGCTGGCCGCGGGCGTCGCCCTGCTCATGCTGAGCGCGGTGGTCGCCTACGTGATGCGCAGCCCGAAGAGCACCGCCTGA
- a CDS encoding glycosyltransferase 87 family protein produces MTSAISTAAPAPRTLPPWGVVVLLYLVVRGIGIAVLALFSARHDLSLSSVLSKWDGQWMLAIAEHGYSGVPESLTDAQGLHTDETAYAFFPGYPMLVGLVSQAPGVSTFGAAITLNLVFGAVAAVGVARLGTLCAQRARPAGDPRRTGLVLVVLFAATPMSVVLNLAYTEALFCALAAWALAWVLERDWLAAGGAALLIGLVRPTGIAVIAVVMLAAFLARRDGPRAWAAIVMAPLGFLGYLGVVAAKTGSLTGWFHIQTQGWDTKMDFGVAAWRFVVDSLTASHDFAQVATALVMLGVLALLAWSFADRLPWPVLAYGTLVVASILLSSGLMMSRARLLLPAFVLLIPLAALLSRQRPGVAASVLGPIVLLSAWFGAYMLTVFQYAI; encoded by the coding sequence GTGACGAGCGCAATATCGACCGCCGCGCCCGCACCGCGCACGCTGCCGCCGTGGGGCGTGGTCGTGCTCCTCTACCTCGTCGTACGGGGCATCGGGATCGCGGTGCTCGCCCTCTTCTCGGCACGGCACGACCTCTCCCTCTCCTCGGTCCTCAGCAAGTGGGACGGGCAGTGGATGCTCGCCATCGCCGAGCACGGGTACAGCGGGGTGCCGGAGTCGCTCACCGATGCGCAGGGCCTGCACACGGACGAGACGGCCTACGCCTTCTTCCCCGGCTACCCGATGCTCGTCGGCCTGGTGTCCCAGGCGCCCGGGGTCAGCACCTTCGGGGCCGCGATTACGCTCAACCTGGTGTTCGGCGCCGTGGCCGCGGTCGGCGTGGCCCGGCTGGGAACGCTCTGCGCGCAGCGCGCCCGGCCCGCCGGCGATCCGCGCCGCACCGGACTGGTTCTGGTCGTCCTGTTCGCCGCGACTCCGATGTCGGTCGTCCTCAACCTCGCCTACACCGAGGCGCTCTTCTGCGCGCTCGCCGCCTGGGCCCTGGCCTGGGTCCTGGAGCGCGATTGGCTCGCCGCGGGCGGTGCGGCCCTGCTGATCGGCCTGGTCCGCCCGACCGGGATCGCGGTGATCGCCGTGGTGATGCTCGCCGCCTTCCTCGCCCGGCGCGACGGACCGCGCGCCTGGGCCGCGATCGTCATGGCCCCGCTGGGCTTTCTCGGCTACCTCGGCGTGGTCGCCGCGAAGACCGGCTCACTCACCGGATGGTTCCACATCCAGACCCAGGGCTGGGACACCAAGATGGATTTCGGCGTCGCGGCCTGGCGCTTCGTCGTCGATTCGCTGACCGCCTCGCACGACTTCGCCCAAGTGGCCACCGCGCTGGTGATGCTGGGCGTCCTCGCGCTGCTCGCCTGGTCGTTCGCCGACCGGCTGCCGTGGCCGGTGCTGGCCTACGGCACCCTGGTAGTGGCCTCGATCCTGCTGTCGAGCGGGCTGATGATGAGCCGGGCCCGACTGCTGCTTCCAGCGTTCGTCCTGCTGATCCCACTGGCCGCGCTGCTGTCCCGGCAACGGCCCGGTGTCGCGGCGTCCGTGCTGGGTCCTATCGTGTTGCTGAGCGCCTGGTTCGGCGCCTACATGCTGACCGTCTTCCAATACGCGATCTGA
- a CDS encoding aspartate kinase, with protein MALVVQKYGGSSVSDAERIRRVAERIVATKREGNDVVVVASAMGDTTDELLDLAEQVNPQPPQREMDMLLTSGERISNALLAMAIEALGEEAQSFTGSQAGVITTSSHGKAKIIDVTPGRVRSALDDGKIVLVAGFQGVAQDTKDVTTLGRGGSDTTAVALAAALAADVCEIYTDVDGIYTADPRIVPDARHLETVSFEEMLEMAACGAKVLMLRCVEYARRYNVPVHVRSSYSTKPGTMVSGSMEDIPVEEAILTGVAHDRSEAQVTVFGIPDEPGYAAKVFRAVADAEINIDMVLQNISKVETGKTDITFTLPKELGPIALEKLASLKDEIGFSEIALDENVGKVSLVGAGMKSHPGVTATFCEALSEAGINIELISTSEIRISVLCQENQLDDAVRALHAAFDLGGDEEAVVYAGTGR; from the coding sequence GTGGCACTGGTGGTCCAGAAGTACGGTGGCTCGTCGGTGTCGGATGCCGAGCGCATCCGGCGCGTCGCCGAGCGCATCGTCGCGACCAAACGAGAGGGCAACGACGTGGTCGTCGTCGCCTCGGCGATGGGTGACACCACCGACGAACTCCTCGACCTCGCCGAGCAGGTGAACCCGCAGCCGCCGCAGCGCGAGATGGACATGCTCCTCACCTCCGGTGAGCGCATCTCCAACGCGCTGCTCGCGATGGCGATCGAAGCGCTGGGCGAGGAGGCGCAGAGTTTCACCGGTTCGCAGGCCGGCGTGATCACCACGTCGAGCCACGGCAAGGCCAAGATCATCGACGTGACGCCGGGGCGGGTGCGCAGCGCGCTGGACGACGGCAAGATCGTGCTCGTCGCCGGATTCCAGGGCGTCGCCCAGGACACCAAGGACGTCACCACGCTCGGCCGCGGGGGCTCGGACACCACAGCGGTCGCCCTCGCCGCGGCCCTGGCGGCCGACGTCTGCGAGATCTACACCGACGTCGACGGCATCTACACGGCCGACCCGCGGATCGTGCCGGACGCCCGCCACCTCGAGACGGTCTCCTTCGAGGAGATGCTCGAGATGGCCGCCTGCGGCGCCAAGGTCCTGATGCTCCGGTGCGTGGAATACGCGCGCCGCTACAACGTTCCCGTACATGTGCGCTCGTCGTACTCGACCAAACCCGGCACCATGGTGTCCGGATCGATGGAGGACATCCCCGTGGAAGAAGCGATTCTCACCGGTGTGGCTCACGACCGCAGCGAAGCCCAGGTAACGGTCTTCGGCATCCCCGACGAGCCGGGCTATGCGGCCAAGGTGTTCCGTGCGGTCGCAGACGCCGAGATCAACATCGACATGGTGCTGCAGAACATCTCGAAGGTGGAGACCGGCAAGACCGACATCACCTTCACGCTGCCCAAGGAACTGGGCCCGATCGCGCTGGAGAAGCTCGCGTCCCTCAAGGACGAGATCGGCTTTTCCGAGATCGCGCTCGACGAGAACGTCGGCAAGGTGTCGCTGGTGGGTGCGGGCATGAAGAGTCACCCGGGCGTCACGGCCACCTTCTGCGAGGCGCTCAGTGAGGCGGGCATCAACATCGAGCTGATCTCCACCTCGGAGATCCGGATCTCGGTGCTGTGTCAGGAGAACCAGCTCGACGACGCTGTGCGCGCCCTGCACGCGGCGTTCGATCTCGGCGGCGACGAAGAGGCTGTCGTCTACGCGGGAACGGGGCGGTAG
- a CDS encoding aspartate-semialdehyde dehydrogenase has protein sequence MVSIGVVGATGQVGGVMRALLEERNFPADQVRFFASPRSAGKTLPWRGGEIVVEDATTADPSGLDIALFSAGGTMSKVQAPRFAEAGVTVIDNSSAWRKDEDVPLVVAEVNGELAKNPPKGIIANPNCTTMAAMPVLKPLHDAKGLRRLIVSSYQAVSGSGLAGVRELKGQVEQGVSGDLGELVYDGDAVALGAPDVYVKPIAFNVLPLAGSLVDDGSGETDEDQKLRNESRKILGIPGLLVSGTCVRVPVFTGHSLSINAEFDSAITPDEAREILAGAAGVQLADVPTPLDAAGGDVSLVGRIRQDPGAPEGRGLALFVSGDNLRKGAALNTIQIAELLV, from the coding sequence GTGGTCAGCATCGGAGTCGTCGGCGCCACCGGCCAGGTCGGCGGCGTCATGCGTGCCCTGCTGGAGGAGCGGAACTTCCCGGCCGATCAGGTGCGTTTCTTCGCGTCGCCGCGGTCGGCGGGCAAGACGCTCCCGTGGCGGGGCGGCGAGATCGTCGTCGAGGACGCCACCACGGCGGATCCGAGCGGTCTGGACATCGCGCTGTTCTCGGCGGGCGGCACCATGTCGAAGGTGCAGGCGCCGCGCTTCGCCGAGGCCGGTGTCACCGTGATCGACAACTCGTCGGCCTGGCGCAAGGACGAGGACGTCCCGCTGGTGGTCGCCGAGGTGAACGGCGAGCTGGCGAAGAACCCGCCCAAGGGCATCATCGCCAACCCGAACTGCACCACCATGGCCGCCATGCCGGTGCTCAAGCCGCTGCACGACGCCAAGGGGCTGCGTCGCCTGATCGTGTCCAGCTACCAGGCGGTGTCCGGCAGCGGACTCGCCGGGGTGCGCGAACTCAAGGGCCAGGTGGAGCAGGGTGTGTCCGGTGACCTGGGCGAATTGGTCTACGACGGCGACGCCGTGGCGCTGGGCGCGCCGGACGTCTACGTGAAGCCGATCGCCTTCAACGTCCTGCCGCTCGCGGGCTCGCTCGTCGACGACGGCTCCGGCGAGACCGACGAGGACCAGAAGCTGCGCAACGAATCGCGCAAGATCCTCGGCATCCCGGGCCTGCTGGTGAGCGGCACCTGCGTCCGCGTGCCGGTGTTCACCGGCCACTCGCTCTCGATCAACGCGGAGTTCGACTCGGCGATCACCCCGGACGAGGCCCGCGAGATCCTGGCCGGTGCTGCCGGCGTGCAGCTGGCCGATGTGCCCACGCCGCTCGACGCGGCTGGCGGGGACGTCTCGCTGGTCGGCCGGATCCGGCAGGATCCGGGGGCGCCGGAGGGCCGGGGCCTCGCGCTGTTCGTCTCGGGCGACAACCTGCGCAAGGGCGCGGCGCTCAACACCATTCAGATCGCCGAACTCCTGGTCTAG
- a CDS encoding organic hydroperoxide resistance protein, which yields MTVNPVYRVWSTSTGGGRDGEVVSESGRIDLELRPPVEMGGTGDGANPEELFSAGYAACFNGALHHVAKSAGVDLPPGTKVTITVGIGSDDADGGFGLTADIHTEIPGVDAALAKDLTDKAHAFCPYSKATRGNIAHNVTSSV from the coding sequence ATGACTGTGAATCCCGTGTACCGAGTGTGGTCGACGTCGACCGGCGGCGGCCGCGACGGCGAAGTGGTGTCCGAGTCCGGCCGCATCGACCTGGAGTTGCGCCCGCCGGTGGAGATGGGCGGCACCGGCGACGGCGCCAATCCCGAGGAACTGTTCTCGGCCGGCTACGCCGCGTGTTTCAACGGAGCCCTCCATCATGTGGCGAAGTCCGCCGGTGTGGATCTGCCCCCGGGCACCAAGGTGACGATCACCGTGGGCATCGGTTCCGACGACGCCGACGGCGGATTCGGGCTGACCGCCGACATTCACACCGAGATCCCCGGAGTCGATGCGGCGCTGGCGAAAGACCTGACGGACAAGGCGCACGCGTTCTGCCCGTACTCGAAGGCGACCCGGGGCAACATCGCGCACAACGTCACCTCCAGCGTCTGA
- a CDS encoding DUF2252 domain-containing protein yields MTLAATDLGEGPVLTGRRDPVAILRTQDATRLRDLVPVRHARMAATPFTFYRGAAAVMAADLASTPNSGITTQLCGDAHLSNFGLFLSPERRMVFDLNDFDETHPGPFEWDVKRLAASMAVAAQGNGGTDKEAHRAARRAARAYRRAMSSAAERGALQCWYDNVDPDRVKREIGDRLDTAANKNLKKTLAKAYHRNSEQALSKLCVVDETGVRIKSDPPLLIPAADVLTQISPNQLREQFLGRIAAYRETLPLHLHDLIDQYEFVEAARKVVGVGSVGTRCWIALFAGRLNRDPLFLQLKEAQQSVLAPYVDAPEFSNQGERVVVGQRLLQASSDVLLGWFRSLGFASRPDGTAESVSGLCDFYVRQLRDGKGSAVIEDMPVDRLTLYGELCGAVLGQAHARTSARGEIADYVGGLGKKFDGAVADWALGYTQVNRADHARLVDAITTGEIDSARLDDTGLRTVQDRKGPLAVGP; encoded by the coding sequence ATGACCCTCGCCGCCACCGACCTCGGCGAGGGACCGGTCCTGACCGGACGCCGCGACCCCGTGGCGATCCTTCGCACCCAGGACGCCACGCGGCTGCGAGACCTGGTGCCGGTCCGGCATGCGCGGATGGCGGCGACGCCGTTCACCTTCTATCGCGGGGCCGCGGCGGTGATGGCCGCGGATCTGGCGTCGACGCCGAACTCGGGCATCACAACCCAGCTGTGCGGTGACGCGCACCTGAGCAACTTCGGGCTGTTCCTCTCGCCGGAGCGCCGGATGGTGTTCGACCTCAACGACTTCGACGAGACGCACCCCGGGCCGTTCGAGTGGGACGTCAAACGCCTCGCGGCGAGTATGGCAGTGGCGGCGCAGGGCAACGGCGGCACGGATAAGGAGGCCCACCGGGCCGCTCGCCGAGCCGCTCGCGCTTACCGCCGGGCGATGAGTTCCGCCGCCGAACGCGGCGCCCTCCAGTGCTGGTACGACAACGTCGACCCCGATCGGGTGAAGCGGGAGATCGGCGATCGATTGGACACCGCGGCGAACAAGAACCTGAAGAAGACGCTCGCCAAGGCGTACCACCGCAACAGCGAGCAGGCCCTGTCCAAGCTGTGCGTGGTGGACGAGACCGGGGTGCGCATCAAGAGCGATCCGCCGCTGCTGATCCCGGCGGCGGACGTGTTGACCCAGATCTCGCCGAATCAGTTGCGCGAGCAGTTCCTCGGACGGATCGCGGCGTACCGGGAGACGTTGCCGCTGCACCTGCACGATCTGATCGACCAGTACGAGTTCGTCGAGGCCGCCCGGAAGGTGGTCGGCGTGGGCAGTGTCGGCACGCGCTGCTGGATCGCCCTCTTCGCGGGCAGGCTCAACCGGGATCCGCTCTTCCTGCAGTTGAAGGAGGCGCAGCAGTCGGTGCTGGCGCCCTACGTCGACGCGCCGGAGTTCAGCAACCAGGGCGAGCGAGTCGTGGTGGGCCAGCGCCTGTTGCAGGCGTCGAGCGACGTTCTGCTCGGCTGGTTCCGGAGCCTCGGATTCGCCAGCCGACCCGACGGAACCGCGGAGTCGGTCTCGGGCCTCTGCGACTTCTACGTGCGGCAGCTCCGCGACGGCAAGGGCTCTGCGGTGATCGAGGACATGCCGGTCGACCGGCTCACCCTGTACGGCGAGCTGTGCGGCGCGGTGTTGGGGCAGGCTCATGCGCGCACGTCGGCGCGCGGCGAGATCGCCGACTACGTCGGGGGACTCGGCAAGAAGTTCGACGGGGCAGTTGCGGATTGGGCGCTGGGCTACACCCAGGTCAATCGGGCCGATCATGCGCGCCTGGTCGACGCCATCACCACCGGCGAGATCGACTCGGCCCGGCTCGACGACACGGGCCTCCGAACCGTTCAGGACCGGAAGGGTCCGCTCGCGGTCGGCCCCTGA